A segment of the Candidatus Methanomethylicota archaeon genome:
GTGGCCCCCGTTCCAGAAAAGTATAAAGTGGTAATGATTTCACAAATGGCTGCTGCGGATACTATTCCTGCGCAAGGATACAAGTATGTTTTCACATTATTGCCAGTGGCCTCACAATTTGGGCTATCCAGATTAGGATTTCTTGATAGCTTGAGCCCTAAACCAAAAACTTTCGCTATAGTTACCTCAAACGAATTATATCCGCTTACTGTAGCGAACTCGACGAGAATGTTATTGCAAAAAGCTGGATACACTATGGTATACTTCGACACTTATCCAAGGGGGACAACGGACTTTTCTGGCATACTTTTAAAAATTAAGCCACTTAACCCGGACTTCCTCTATTTCGTCTGTTATCCACCAGATGCATTCGTTATAATGGAGCAGATGAAAGGTTTAGGAATTACTCCTAAGATTCTCATGTTCGATGATGGACCTAATGATCCCAAGTTTGTAGAAGTGTTTAAAGAAGAGGCTGAGGGAGTTTTGACGCAAATGAGTTGGCATTGGGCTTTACCATTCCCAGGAGTGGCAAACTTTACTAAAAGGTTCCTTGAAAGGTATGGTGAATACCCACGTCACTGGTCAGCTTACCCATATGCTGCAATACAAGTTATAAAGTATGCCATTGAAAAGGCAGGATCGCTCAATACTGAGAAGATCAGAAGTGCGTTGCTAGAACTTAAGGGAGAAATGACATTAGTTGGTCCTGTAAAGTTTGAAGATTGGACAAATCCTATGGGTGTTAAGCTAACACAAATAAATACTGGTGCACGAAACCTCGTTTTGCAGATACAAAAGGGTGAAATGAAGATAGTGTACCCAAAGGATGTTGCCAATGCAGAGCCTATATATCCGTGGCCTGGATGGCGTAAATAAATGAAGGGAAACCTTTAATTCCTTACCTTTTTTATAATTAATTTATGAATAATCTGGAAGGGATGTGATGTTTATGCTGTGGGTGCAGTTAATAGTGCAAGGATTCCTTTTGGGAAGTCTATATATGCTTTTGAGTTTAGGGCTTAATGCTGTTTATGGCATTTTGAAGGCTGTTAATTATGCGCATGGGACCTTTGTTATGCTAGGCGCTTATACTGCTTATTGGCTGTTTGTTTTGTTTGGTATAAACCCCTACATTTCTGTTGTTCTTGCTGCTTTATTATCAGCATTAATAGGGGCTTTAGGTTATGAATTATTTGTAAAGCCCTTCATTGGACGACCAAACTTCGGCTCGATAGCGTTAATTACGACTTATGGTTTAGCTCTTGTTTTGATAAACACGGCACGGTATCTCTGGACAGATGTTTTGCGAGGCATTCGTTTAGTCGAGGCTCCAATTTCCATTGGAGACATTTCTATTTCTCGTCCTTACTTATATGGAGGTTGCATCGCAATTGGGATAGCGATAATATTTTACTTCTTCATTGAGCATACCCGTCTCGGGAAAGCGATACGTGCCACTAGTCAAGATAGAATAGCGGCAATGCTCATGAGCATTAACACTGACAGATTATCAAGGTTGGTCTATACTATTGGCGTCGGCCTCGGCGGCGCAGCTGGCGCTCTTATATCCCCCATATTTGCTATAAGTCCAGAGGGAGGCGCAGTTTTAGGACTGAAGGCAATAATGGTTGTAATCATTGGAGGTTTGGGATCATATATTGGCTGTGTAATTGGAGGTTTATTGCTTGGATTCTCTGAGGTTTTTGGAGCCTTCCTTCTAGGAGCTTCAAATCAACCCCTCATATATCTATTAACGTTTGCAATAGTTTTAGCACTTAGACCATCAGGAATAATGGGTGAGAAATGAAATGGTTGATCATATAAGTAAATATTTTACTTCAGTAAATGTTAAACAAATATCAATATTTTTGCTGGTTATTTTTATGTTAGTACTTCCTCATTTTGCTTCTCCCTATTTTGTCAGTTTTTTTGCCCTTTTGTTTATGTATATTGCAATTTCACAGTGTTGGAACATTTTCTCCGGTTATACTGGGTATTGGAGTATGGGTCACCAAGTTTTTTTAGGTGTAGGTGCCTATACCATGGCAATATTAGTAACTAAGTTTAATTATTATGACTATTTCGTGCTTCCAATCTGTGGAGTTATGGCAATTTTAACAGCTATTCTTTTTGCCATAACTTCTCTTCGATTACGTGGCTCTTACTTTACGATATATTCCATTGCATTTGCTGAAATATTTAAAATTATTGCGTTAAATTTGGATTGGCTTACTGGAGGCGGTCAGGGGATTTTGCTACCACCAGTTTACAAATTATATGACTT
Coding sequences within it:
- a CDS encoding amino acid ABC transporter substrate-binding protein, with translation VAPVPEKYKVVMISQMAAADTIPAQGYKYVFTLLPVASQFGLSRLGFLDSLSPKPKTFAIVTSNELYPLTVANSTRMLLQKAGYTMVYFDTYPRGTTDFSGILLKIKPLNPDFLYFVCYPPDAFVIMEQMKGLGITPKILMFDDGPNDPKFVEVFKEEAEGVLTQMSWHWALPFPGVANFTKRFLERYGEYPRHWSAYPYAAIQVIKYAIEKAGSLNTEKIRSALLELKGEMTLVGPVKFEDWTNPMGVKLTQINTGARNLVLQIQKGEMKIVYPKDVANAEPIYPWPGWRK
- a CDS encoding branched-chain amino acid ABC transporter permease; the encoded protein is MLWVQLIVQGFLLGSLYMLLSLGLNAVYGILKAVNYAHGTFVMLGAYTAYWLFVLFGINPYISVVLAALLSALIGALGYELFVKPFIGRPNFGSIALITTYGLALVLINTARYLWTDVLRGIRLVEAPISIGDISISRPYLYGGCIAIGIAIIFYFFIEHTRLGKAIRATSQDRIAAMLMSINTDRLSRLVYTIGVGLGGAAGALISPIFAISPEGGAVLGLKAIMVVIIGGLGSYIGCVIGGLLLGFSEVFGAFLLGASNQPLIYLLTFAIVLALRPSGIMGEK